The region TTTTTAGATACGGAAGAGTTTTTTATACGCGGGATTGAAATTTCTGCCAATCATCACAACCATCCGAAAGTTGAAAAATAAAATAGCCTGAGAATCCCTTATTTTTGTTTTGGACAAAAAAAATAATTTTTATGGGACTCTTCAGGCGCACTAAAAATACAAACAAACCTCTTCTTCGACAAATAATTGACCTATGTCCTCGCTGGATGCTCACGCGTTGTGCCGATGAGCACAATGGCGACAAGGGGTGCAGCAGATATAAGACCTACGATCAATTCGTTGCCCAAACTTTCGGACAGCTGAATAAATGCTACACTCTTAGTGACATTTCCACTGGTATCGGGGTCAGCGAAACATTTATTTCGGATTTGGGTCTTGAGCAGAGCCCAGCGCGTTCTACCATGAGCGATGGCAACAAAAAGAGGAGTTATAAAGTCTTCGAGAGCTTATATTACCGGTTGTTAGGGCACTATGGCCGACTATTGTCGAAGCACGGACAGTCTCATATAATCAAGGAAATCAAAGACCGTGACATAAAATTGATCGACAGCACCACGATCAGTCTATGTCTGTCCATGTTCGATTGGGCAAAGTTTCGGACAGCTAAAGGAGGTATAAAAATACATACCTGCTGGGACGATGCCATGATGATCCCCGATATGGTCAATATAACAGAGGCAAAGCTCCATGACAGCAAAGGACTGGCCCAATCCGTTTTCCGAAAGGGAACGGTCATCGTGGAGGACAGGGCGTACTTCGATTTTCTGTTGATGCGCCAGAGGATCGCGGCAGAAAATGTTTTTGTCACTCGCATCAAGATCAATACGGTCTATCAAACCTTGGAAGAACTGGAGCTCCCCGAAGGTAGCGATCAGGATATCCTAAAAGACGAGATCATCGTTTTACCAAGCAAGAAGGCCGTGGAAACAGGCATTGCGGAACACCCTCTCCGGTTGGTGCACGTTTATAAGCAGGACGAGAACAAAGTGATAGAAATAATCACCAACAACTTGGATTGGAGCGCCAGGACCATCGCGGACCTTTATAAAAAACGATGGGATATTGAACTTTTTTTTAAGGCGATAAAACAGAACCTCCAAATAAAGACCTTCCTTGGAACCAGTGAGAACGCCGTAAAATCACAAATATACATCGCGCTCATAACCTATTTGCTGCTCCAGATAATTGTGAGGACAATAGCCAAAAAAGAACATGCATTTTCCAATTTCGTGGAAAAGATCAGGATCTGTCTATGTTTTTATCTTACCCTCGATTATGCCTGCAATACCGTAGGAGAAGGGGCGAAAAGAATAAGGGGTCAGACCAAACTCCACTATAGGGTAGATCCAGACTTATTTTCTCCCATTAGCCCTAATTGAAGCCTGAAAATAGGGGTGGCCGAAGGTTTTAGGTTTAAAGTCAAAAACTTTCGGATGAGTGTGGCCAATCATTTAAAAAGTATTGCTGAAGGTTTTGTGTTTGCCAGGGCTTCATTTATTCATAAAGGCCGAACAACGCAGTTGTGCGAAATAAAAATTACCGACGAAGCCGATAACCTGATTTCTATGGTAAAACTGACTACCATAGCTTTGCCAAAAAAGAAATAAAAAATGATGAGCGACGAATTTTTCACAAAATTAGATGCACAAATTCAAAGCGGAAATCCCTTTGTAGCCTATAGAAATCCTAAGGCAAAGAATGGGTTAACCAAAGCTTTGCTTCAGGATTCAGCTGAAATTTATAAAACCAGTAATTTCACCGAAAACGGATTTATATTTTCGCCTTTTAAAAATGCTGAAAATACATTTTTGATTCCCTCAGAAAATGCCGAAATTATTACTGCGGAATACCCGGCTGAAAATTTAGAAGGAGTAAAGAAAGAAAACACAGCATTTCCCCCGGCTTATACCAATAATGAAGCGAAAATTAAGCACGAAAAATTGGTTCAAAAGGGGATTGAAGTCATAGAAGAGGGAGAATTGAAAAAAGTAGTTTTGTCCCGTAAAGAAGATGTGCAAACCCAACTCAATGCCCTGGATATTTTTAAGAATTTGCTTAAAAAATATGAAACGGCTTTTGTGTATTTCTGGTTTCATCCCCAAACCGGGATTTGGCTTGGTGCCACACCAGAAACACTTTTAAACGTAGAGCGTGATAAATTTAAAACTATGGCCCTGGCGGGAACCCAGGCTTTTAAGGGAACTTCGTCTGTTAACTGGGGAGAAAAAGAAATTGAAGAACAACAAATTGTTACCGATTCGATTTTGGAAAATCTCGAACATAAAGTTTCGGGCACCATTCATAAATCAGAGCCATATACATCTAAAGCCGGTAATTTGCTGCATTTGCAAACCGATATAACGGGAATGTTGAATCTGGAAAAAAAAACAAGCCTTAAAAGCTTGATTTTAGCCTTACACCCAACTCCAGCCGTATGCGGACTTCCGAAGAAAATGGCGCAACAATTTATTTTAGAAAATGAAGACTATGATCGCGAATTTTATTCGGGCTTTTTAGGAGAATTGAATATGAAAAAGGAGGTAAAGCGAAATAACAATCGCAGAAACCAGGAAAATCAAGCTTATGGAAGCATCCTGAAACAAACTTCCTTATTTGTAAATCTACGTTGCATGAAACTGGAAGCGGGAAAAGCCAGGTTATTTATTGGTGGTGGGATTACAAAAGATTCCAATCCTGCCGATGAATGGCAGGAAACCGTAAATAAATCGCATACCATAAAATCGGTACTTGTTAAATAAGGTCAAAACCTCCACTGGAAATCCTTTTGAAATTGTAATTTTGAGCTATTCAAATTAACTAATAAGGTTGAAAAATCTACTAGTTCTAATGTAAAATTTCTCGTTACTCTGTCCCGATGCTTCGGGATTATTTCAGAATCTATGTTATCGTTCAACCTAGAACCTGAATCAAGTTTAGGTTGACGGGGTTAAAAATAAAGATCTCACAGGTTTTCAAAACCTGTGAGGTCTGGTTTGAAAAATAAACTTTGTGAAATATTCCAAAATACCTGTTGCCAGATCTATTGTAGCGCTATGCGTTGCTAAAAATATAAATCACGTAGTAATTTCTCCCGGTTCTAGAAATGCGCCTTTAACCATTGGTTTTACGCACCATCCCGATATTAAGCCTTACAGTATTGTAGACGAAAGATGCGCTGCTTTTTATGCTTTAGGAATGGCGCAGCAATTACAAAAACCGGTGGCCCTGGTTTGTACTTCGGGCTCTGCATTGCTAAATTATTATCCGGCGATTGCCGAAGCTTTTTATAGTGATATTCCGCTGGTAATTATTTCGGCAGACCGGCCTATTGAACGTATAGATATTGGCGACGGACAAACAATTAGGCAGAAAAACGTATTTGAAAACCATATTTTATATTCGGCGAACTTGCATTCAGAATTAGTTTTAGATTCTGAAGCAACCGATAAAAAACTTCAGCAAAAACAATTTGAATCGCAAAAACATAACGAGCGGGAAGTCAATCTGGCGCTAAACAAAGCGATAGAAGAGAAGGGACCGGTTCATATTAATGTTCCTTTTTATGAACCTTTGTACGATTTGGTAGAGAATGTTGAGGTAAATCCCATACAGATTCTGCCAGAAATTAAAGAACGTACCTATACCGAAAGTCAATTAGGCGGTTATGCCGAGCTTTGGAATAGAGCAAAGCGGAAAATGGTAATTGTTGGAGTGGCGCAACCTAATGCAGTGGAACAGGAATTTCTGGAAAAACTCGCCAAAGACGATTCGGTTATTGTGCTTACTGAAACCACCTCGAATTTAAATCATCCTGAATTTTTTACGAGAATTGATACTCTTATAGGCCCGATTGAAAAAGATGAAAATCGGGAAGAATTATTCAAAACGCTTCAGCCGGAAATATTACTGACTTTTGGCGGAATGATCGTTTCAAAAAAGATTAAAGCATTTTTAAGAAATTACCAGCCCCAACAACACTGGCATATCGATTCTAAAAAAGCCTACAACACATTTTTCTGCTTAAATAAGCATTTTGAAACCACTGTAAATTCATTTTTTAAACATTTCTTTTCGCTTACCGAAAATGTAGAAAGTGATTATGGAAAGTTCTGGAAGGAAGTGAAAAGCAAGCGCCAGGTTCGGCACGAAGAGTATATGGACGAAATTCCGTATTCAGACCTTAAAGCGATGCAGGAAATTGTTCCCGCGGTGCCTGAGAATTATATTGTACACCTTGGTAATAGTTCTACGATTAGGTATGCGCAATTGTTTAAGTGGAAGGAAAGTTTGCGTATTTTTTGTAATCGAGGTACAAGCGGAATTGATGGTAGTATTTCTACGGCAGTTGGTTCGGCTTCTTTAAATGCTGAACCTACGTTAATGATAGCAGGAGATTTGAGTTTTTTCTATGATAGCAATGCGTTGTGGAATAATTATATTCCGAAGAATTTTAGAATAATAATTTTGAATAATAACGGAGGCGGGATTTTTAGAATCCTACCCGGAAATAAGAATACAGAGAATTTTGAGACTTATTTTGAAACCACGCATCAGCTTCAGGCGAAATCGTTAAGTGAAATGTACGGTTTTGAATACCGTTCTGCGGAAACTTCCGAAGAAATAAAAGAGCAATTAAAAACTTTTTTTAGCGATTCGGTTCAACCAAAAATCCTGGAAATTTTTACACCGAGAAAGATTAACGATAAAGTGCTACTGGAATACTTCAATTTTATGAAATCTTAAGAATTTAAATTCGTTGATAAACACTCATTTAAGTAACTTGTTGAGAAATAAACCAAAATTCTTAATTATGAGTACAAAAACCGATGAAAAAGTAGGTAAATACATTCAGGATGTGAAAGACAAAACGGGCGAAGAACCCGATGTTGGTTTGCTTAGAAAAGTAACCGAATCTTGTGGTCCAAGTATTTTTAGAAGCGATGCTGAAACCGTTTCCAGTTCTTCAGAGTCTGAAATGGAAACCGTAAAACGCAATTTTTTAATCAAAAAATTAGGGCTTAAGGATGACGAGAAATTAGATGTAGGTTTAAATGCCGTAATGGAAAAATATGGTAAATCTAATAGGAATAAGTATCGTGCGGTAGTCTATTATTTACTTACAA is a window of Salegentibacter salegens DNA encoding:
- a CDS encoding DUF2853 family protein codes for the protein MSTKTDEKVGKYIQDVKDKTGEEPDVGLLRKVTESCGPSIFRSDAETVSSSSESEMETVKRNFLIKKLGLKDDEKLDVGLNAVMEKYGKSNRNKYRAVVYYLLTKYFKKESVFK
- a CDS encoding chorismate-binding protein; translated protein: MMSDEFFTKLDAQIQSGNPFVAYRNPKAKNGLTKALLQDSAEIYKTSNFTENGFIFSPFKNAENTFLIPSENAEIITAEYPAENLEGVKKENTAFPPAYTNNEAKIKHEKLVQKGIEVIEEGELKKVVLSRKEDVQTQLNALDIFKNLLKKYETAFVYFWFHPQTGIWLGATPETLLNVERDKFKTMALAGTQAFKGTSSVNWGEKEIEEQQIVTDSILENLEHKVSGTIHKSEPYTSKAGNLLHLQTDITGMLNLEKKTSLKSLILALHPTPAVCGLPKKMAQQFILENEDYDREFYSGFLGELNMKKEVKRNNNRRNQENQAYGSILKQTSLFVNLRCMKLEAGKARLFIGGGITKDSNPADEWQETVNKSHTIKSVLVK
- a CDS encoding IS4 family transposase, which translates into the protein MGLFRRTKNTNKPLLRQIIDLCPRWMLTRCADEHNGDKGCSRYKTYDQFVAQTFGQLNKCYTLSDISTGIGVSETFISDLGLEQSPARSTMSDGNKKRSYKVFESLYYRLLGHYGRLLSKHGQSHIIKEIKDRDIKLIDSTTISLCLSMFDWAKFRTAKGGIKIHTCWDDAMMIPDMVNITEAKLHDSKGLAQSVFRKGTVIVEDRAYFDFLLMRQRIAAENVFVTRIKINTVYQTLEELELPEGSDQDILKDEIIVLPSKKAVETGIAEHPLRLVHVYKQDENKVIEIITNNLDWSARTIADLYKKRWDIELFFKAIKQNLQIKTFLGTSENAVKSQIYIALITYLLLQIIVRTIAKKEHAFSNFVEKIRICLCFYLTLDYACNTVGEGAKRIRGQTKLHYRVDPDLFSPISPN
- the menD gene encoding 2-succinyl-5-enolpyruvyl-6-hydroxy-3-cyclohexene-1-carboxylic-acid synthase translates to MKYSKIPVARSIVALCVAKNINHVVISPGSRNAPLTIGFTHHPDIKPYSIVDERCAAFYALGMAQQLQKPVALVCTSGSALLNYYPAIAEAFYSDIPLVIISADRPIERIDIGDGQTIRQKNVFENHILYSANLHSELVLDSEATDKKLQQKQFESQKHNEREVNLALNKAIEEKGPVHINVPFYEPLYDLVENVEVNPIQILPEIKERTYTESQLGGYAELWNRAKRKMVIVGVAQPNAVEQEFLEKLAKDDSVIVLTETTSNLNHPEFFTRIDTLIGPIEKDENREELFKTLQPEILLTFGGMIVSKKIKAFLRNYQPQQHWHIDSKKAYNTFFCLNKHFETTVNSFFKHFFSLTENVESDYGKFWKEVKSKRQVRHEEYMDEIPYSDLKAMQEIVPAVPENYIVHLGNSSTIRYAQLFKWKESLRIFCNRGTSGIDGSISTAVGSASLNAEPTLMIAGDLSFFYDSNALWNNYIPKNFRIIILNNNGGGIFRILPGNKNTENFETYFETTHQLQAKSLSEMYGFEYRSAETSEEIKEQLKTFFSDSVQPKILEIFTPRKINDKVLLEYFNFMKS